One window from the genome of Methylophaga thalassica encodes:
- a CDS encoding pyridoxal phosphate-dependent aminotransferase has protein sequence MTVDFDQKIDRSFSQSLKFDARTAYFGRSDVIPMWVADMDFAAPEAVTKALVERAKHPIYGYTLHPDSMYEALIEWSAKRYDWQIKQSDIIMCPGVVPSINAVIEAITEPGDKVIVQPPVYFPFFSSVEKTGRELVLNPLKLDNNRYFIDFEHLEDCAQQGAKTLLFCSPHNPVGRVWTREELQQLLELAERYQMTIISDEIHADLIFPEQQHISLATLTHSNNVITTLAPSKTFNIAGMGLSALIVSNMQQRKAIKAVFEQWHISPANPFSITAFEAAYRYGEDWLKQLNVYIYKNKKWVEDFLQKRCPQIQLIESEGTYLLWLDCRALGMDNESLRRFFIEEARVGMNPGYVFGDNGSGFMRLNIGTRLEVVQQALENMADAIAGLKTV, from the coding sequence ATGACGGTTGATTTTGACCAGAAAATAGATCGAAGTTTTAGTCAAAGCCTGAAATTTGATGCCAGAACGGCCTATTTTGGCCGTAGTGATGTTATCCCAATGTGGGTGGCGGATATGGACTTCGCTGCCCCTGAAGCTGTGACTAAGGCTCTGGTAGAGCGTGCTAAACATCCCATCTATGGTTACACGCTTCATCCTGATTCCATGTATGAAGCATTGATTGAGTGGAGTGCAAAGCGCTACGACTGGCAGATAAAGCAAAGCGATATCATTATGTGTCCAGGCGTTGTACCTTCAATCAATGCCGTCATTGAAGCGATAACGGAGCCCGGTGATAAGGTCATTGTTCAGCCACCGGTTTATTTCCCTTTTTTCTCGTCGGTAGAAAAAACGGGGCGAGAATTAGTATTAAACCCGTTAAAGTTAGACAATAATCGTTATTTTATCGATTTTGAACATCTAGAGGACTGTGCCCAACAAGGAGCAAAAACATTACTTTTCTGCTCACCGCATAATCCTGTGGGGCGAGTCTGGACTCGCGAAGAATTACAGCAGTTGCTGGAACTGGCCGAACGTTATCAGATGACGATTATTTCTGATGAGATTCATGCTGATCTTATCTTCCCCGAGCAACAACATATTAGCCTGGCAACCTTAACACACAGTAATAATGTGATTACGACGTTGGCGCCCAGCAAGACATTTAATATTGCCGGCATGGGGCTTTCAGCGTTGATTGTCAGTAATATGCAACAGCGCAAAGCTATTAAAGCCGTATTTGAACAATGGCACATCAGTCCCGCTAACCCTTTTAGTATCACCGCATTTGAAGCGGCTTATCGCTATGGTGAAGACTGGTTAAAACAGCTGAATGTTTATATTTACAAAAATAAAAAATGGGTAGAAGATTTTCTTCAAAAGCGTTGTCCTCAGATCCAGTTAATCGAGTCTGAAGGTACATACTTATTGTGGCTTGATTGTCGTGCACTGGGTATGGATAACGAATCGCTCAGACGCTTTTTTATTGAAGAGGCCAGGGTGGGCATGAATCCGGGTTATGTGTTTGGCGATAATGGCTCAGGGTTTATGCGATTAAATATCGGAACACGTCTTGAAGTTGTCCAGCAGGCTCTGGAAAACATGGCGGATGCTATTGCTGGTCTCAAAACAGTTTAA
- the ovoA gene encoding 5-histidylcysteine sulfoxide synthase, translating to MTAENALKKYASMESSYLRTPLLDGGNAADKRQEIADYFNFTFERYESLFDTLIDDQAYFQKSIPLRHPLIFYFGHTATFFVNKMLLAGLIDKRIDPKFESMFAVGVDEMSWDDLNEDHYDWPALEEVKAYRKKVQAMVNKVIRQAPLKLPIDWENPWWSIMMGIEHEQIHLETSSVLIRQQRLEWVKPHPAWQPFRETNEAPRNSLVDIPAGSVSLGKSYSDPIYGWDNEYGEHEADVEAFQAAKFLVSNQEFLEFVEDGGYHTDEFWSEDGLQWRQFTKAQHPTFWHQTKKGWQCRLMAEVIDMPWDWPVDVNYHEAKAFCNWKAKQTGQSVRLPTEDEWYRLYEVAGLDELTSDLAPANIHLDYAASSCPVNFFKHGDLYDVIGNVWQWTETPIYPFDEFKVHPIYDDFTTPTFDGRHNLIKGGSWISSGNESRKASRYAFRKHFFQHAGFRYVVSEAELEEYSSNYETDIMLSQYAEFHYGDEYFNVANFPKKLAELAVEMMAGRPMKKALDLGCSVGRASFELARHFDKVTGIDFSARLINLGTQMAEQGVVRYTITDEGELVHYKERRLEQLGLEDTASKVEFLQGDACNLKPMFEGYDLILAANLIDRLYKPAQFLATVHERLNQDGILMLASPYTWLDEHTEKEHWLGGFKKDGESFTTLDGLKAILEPHFELIRVPEDIPFVIRETSRKFQHTLSEVTVWKRK from the coding sequence ATGACTGCTGAGAATGCCTTGAAAAAATATGCCTCGATGGAGAGTTCTTATTTGAGAACGCCTTTATTAGATGGTGGTAATGCTGCAGATAAACGACAGGAAATTGCAGATTACTTCAATTTCACTTTTGAGCGTTATGAATCGCTGTTTGATACGTTAATTGATGATCAGGCGTATTTTCAGAAGTCTATTCCTCTACGTCACCCACTGATTTTTTATTTTGGTCATACCGCCACCTTTTTTGTAAATAAGATGTTGTTGGCCGGACTTATCGATAAACGCATTGATCCCAAATTTGAGTCTATGTTTGCTGTCGGTGTAGATGAGATGAGTTGGGATGACCTCAATGAAGATCATTATGACTGGCCAGCATTGGAAGAGGTGAAAGCCTACCGCAAAAAAGTCCAGGCGATGGTGAATAAAGTCATTCGTCAAGCTCCCCTCAAGTTACCTATTGATTGGGAAAATCCGTGGTGGTCGATCATGATGGGGATTGAGCATGAACAGATTCATCTGGAAACCTCTTCCGTACTGATTCGTCAACAGCGTCTGGAGTGGGTCAAACCGCATCCAGCCTGGCAACCGTTCAGAGAGACGAATGAGGCACCGAGAAATAGTCTGGTGGATATTCCCGCAGGTAGCGTTAGTTTAGGTAAGTCGTACTCAGATCCCATCTATGGTTGGGATAATGAATATGGTGAGCATGAAGCGGATGTTGAGGCCTTCCAAGCAGCCAAGTTTTTGGTCAGTAACCAGGAGTTTCTCGAATTCGTTGAAGACGGTGGGTACCACACAGATGAGTTCTGGTCTGAGGATGGTTTACAGTGGCGTCAGTTTACCAAAGCACAACACCCCACATTCTGGCATCAAACAAAAAAAGGCTGGCAGTGCCGTTTGATGGCGGAAGTCATTGATATGCCGTGGGACTGGCCAGTGGATGTTAACTACCATGAAGCAAAAGCGTTTTGTAACTGGAAAGCGAAACAGACCGGCCAATCTGTACGTTTGCCAACAGAAGATGAATGGTACCGACTCTATGAGGTGGCCGGACTGGATGAATTAACCAGCGATTTGGCACCCGCCAATATTCATCTGGATTATGCGGCATCCTCTTGTCCTGTTAACTTCTTTAAACATGGTGACTTATATGATGTGATTGGCAATGTCTGGCAATGGACTGAAACGCCAATTTATCCTTTTGATGAGTTTAAAGTTCATCCTATTTATGATGATTTTACAACGCCAACCTTTGATGGCCGTCATAATCTGATCAAAGGTGGTTCGTGGATTTCGTCAGGCAATGAGAGTCGTAAAGCATCAAGGTACGCGTTTCGTAAACACTTTTTCCAACACGCTGGTTTTCGTTATGTCGTGTCAGAGGCTGAACTGGAAGAATACAGTTCTAATTACGAAACTGACATCATGCTTTCACAGTATGCTGAATTTCATTACGGTGATGAATATTTCAATGTCGCTAATTTCCCTAAAAAATTAGCGGAATTGGCTGTGGAGATGATGGCAGGCCGGCCAATGAAAAAAGCCCTGGATTTAGGCTGTTCTGTCGGCAGGGCCAGCTTTGAGCTAGCAAGACATTTTGACAAGGTTACTGGTATTGATTTCTCAGCACGCTTAATCAATCTCGGCACGCAAATGGCTGAACAGGGTGTGGTGCGCTATACCATTACCGATGAAGGTGAGCTGGTTCACTATAAAGAACGCCGTTTGGAACAGCTGGGTTTGGAAGATACGGCCTCTAAAGTTGAGTTTTTACAAGGTGATGCCTGTAATCTTAAGCCGATGTTTGAAGGTTATGATCTGATCCTGGCTGCTAACTTGATTGATCGCCTTTATAAGCCTGCACAGTTTTTAGCTACTGTTCACGAGCGACTCAATCAGGATGGCATTCTGATGTTGGCCTCACCTTATACCTGGCTGGATGAACACACTGAAAAAGAACATTGGTTGGGTGGGTTCAAAAAAGATGGTGAAAGCTTTACCACATTGGATGGTCTGAAAGCGATTCTGGAACCTCATTTTGAACTTATTCGCGTGCCGGAAGATATTCCGTTTGTTATTCGTGAAACCAGCCGTAAATTTCAGCATACCTTATCTGAGGTGACGGTCTGGAAACGTAAATAA
- a CDS encoding class II aldolase/adducin family protein produces MMSRMPDLQQQKQALVQHYKWLRQYGCNDSHSGNASFRWHDDVWVTPTGCCADTLTTDDLVLCHIDGHCGEGASLDAPLHVAVYQKNEQARALFHSHGPYTVAMTMKEKSFTPIDFEGQYYFPEVPIIHINYAQYVELAPAAVAQILQDYKVTVVSGHGVYACADSINLAYKWTCSLELSAKTAWIAKQI; encoded by the coding sequence ATGATGAGCCGGATGCCTGATTTACAGCAACAGAAACAGGCTTTAGTTCAGCACTATAAATGGCTGCGTCAGTATGGTTGTAATGACTCTCATAGCGGTAATGCGTCTTTTCGTTGGCATGATGATGTCTGGGTCACGCCAACAGGCTGTTGTGCTGATACTTTAACCACTGATGATTTGGTGCTTTGCCACATTGATGGTCATTGTGGTGAGGGCGCGTCGCTTGATGCCCCTTTGCATGTGGCGGTGTATCAAAAAAATGAACAAGCTAGAGCGCTTTTTCATAGCCATGGTCCTTACACGGTCGCTATGACGATGAAGGAAAAAAGCTTCACACCCATCGATTTCGAAGGTCAGTATTATTTTCCAGAAGTGCCAATTATTCATATCAACTATGCGCAGTATGTCGAACTGGCACCTGCTGCAGTTGCGCAGATCCTTCAGGACTATAAAGTAACAGTCGTAAGTGGGCATGGTGTCTATGCCTGTGCTGATAGCATAAATTTGGCTTATAAATGGACATGTTCCCTGGAGTTGTCAGCAAAAACAGCATGGATCGCCAAACAAATCTGA
- a CDS encoding tetratricopeptide repeat protein: MKKPLLTILFLTLSLLVLGSASAADDEKQFLLSEKTYKALNQAQELMEKQNYQQAKQQLDSLLSTVEKGSYEQAVVLQTLGFLYSSLEQYKKATETFQQALDLNALPEDVTHTLRYNLAQLLIADEQYKKGIPLMESWLAAEKKPDNTVYVLLASAYYRVNNFSKAADRIQIAIKNDKAPQEDWYRLLLSSYLSLKHYKSAISVLELLITSYPDKKMYWDQLAALYMQENKEFTSLAVRMLAKRLDLTEPKTLVNLADMYRYLRVPYKAGQLLEQGMKQNVIPSNFENLNKLADSWLAARENQRAVDTLKVMLPMDSSGDTQLKLGQIYISMEQWGNAIDTLSSALKLLKGKKLGQTYAMLGTAYYHQDNFEQAKAQFLKAASFEAQKKQAAQWLQHINSLLEKNDEPDA, encoded by the coding sequence ATGAAAAAGCCATTATTAACGATCCTTTTTCTTACACTATCTCTGTTGGTACTGGGAAGTGCATCCGCGGCTGATGATGAGAAACAATTTTTACTCAGTGAAAAAACATATAAAGCCTTGAATCAGGCACAGGAGTTGATGGAAAAACAAAACTATCAACAGGCCAAACAGCAGCTTGATAGTTTACTGAGTACCGTTGAAAAGGGCAGTTATGAGCAGGCTGTTGTTCTACAAACTCTAGGCTTTTTATATTCATCATTAGAGCAGTATAAAAAAGCGACAGAGACATTCCAGCAGGCGCTGGATTTAAACGCATTACCAGAAGATGTCACACATACCCTGCGTTATAACCTGGCGCAATTACTTATTGCTGATGAGCAGTATAAAAAGGGCATTCCACTGATGGAGAGCTGGTTAGCCGCGGAGAAAAAACCAGATAATACGGTTTATGTGCTTTTGGCCAGTGCTTATTATCGTGTAAATAATTTTTCTAAAGCGGCCGACAGAATACAAATTGCTATTAAAAATGATAAAGCACCTCAAGAAGACTGGTACCGATTATTGCTGTCTTCTTACCTATCGCTGAAACACTACAAATCAGCTATATCGGTGCTGGAATTACTGATTACCAGCTACCCTGACAAAAAAATGTATTGGGATCAGCTGGCGGCTTTATATATGCAGGAGAATAAAGAATTTACTTCTCTTGCCGTGCGTATGTTAGCTAAAAGGCTGGATCTGACCGAACCTAAAACGCTGGTAAATCTGGCTGATATGTATCGTTATCTGCGAGTACCATACAAAGCTGGTCAGTTACTTGAGCAGGGAATGAAACAAAACGTTATTCCCAGTAACTTTGAAAACCTGAATAAGTTGGCAGACAGTTGGTTAGCTGCCAGAGAAAACCAGCGTGCCGTAGATACTTTAAAAGTCATGTTACCTATGGATAGTAGTGGTGATACCCAGTTAAAACTGGGGCAAATCTATATCAGTATGGAACAATGGGGAAATGCCATTGATACTTTATCTTCAGCATTAAAATTACTGAAAGGTAAAAAATTAGGCCAAACCTACGCGATGTTAGGCACGGCTTACTATCATCAGGACAACTTTGAACAAGCCAAAGCACAATTTCTGAAAGCGGCTTCCTTTGAGGCTCAGAAAAAACAAGCGGCTCAATGGCTACAACATATTAATAGCCTGTTAGAGAAAAATGATGAGCCGGATGCCTGA
- a CDS encoding energy transducer TonB: MRLVVGIVLALLVNFGLFYLMEHMTNSKSVDKRDIEEVQILDFVRLKKEEAQPETKKRELPKKPPPPDEPPPPPEPAPTQANKPDAPTPEMDIPAIDVPMNITGGPYLGDFSAAPKAAPAPAPSDAPMLDNEVVPLVRIPPKYPRVASRRGIEGVVTVTFIITKDGRVRDPKVIKAEPASVFNDAALKAILKWKFKPKLVDGQAVERQATQEIEFKLSR, encoded by the coding sequence ATGAGATTAGTTGTTGGTATTGTTCTCGCACTACTGGTTAACTTTGGTTTGTTCTATTTAATGGAACATATGACCAATAGTAAGAGTGTGGATAAACGCGATATTGAAGAAGTTCAGATTCTGGACTTTGTGCGTTTGAAAAAGGAAGAAGCGCAACCGGAAACCAAAAAGCGTGAGCTGCCCAAAAAACCGCCACCACCGGATGAGCCGCCACCGCCACCTGAACCTGCTCCTACCCAGGCAAATAAGCCGGATGCACCGACACCAGAAATGGATATTCCAGCGATCGATGTACCGATGAATATCACGGGGGGACCGTATTTGGGGGATTTCTCTGCGGCGCCTAAAGCAGCACCTGCTCCAGCACCTAGTGACGCGCCGATGCTGGATAATGAAGTGGTGCCATTGGTACGTATTCCACCTAAATATCCGCGTGTTGCATCACGGCGTGGTATTGAAGGCGTGGTGACGGTGACATTTATTATCACTAAAGATGGCAGGGTACGCGATCCAAAAGTGATAAAAGCTGAGCCCGCCAGTGTATTTAATGATGCGGCGCTGAAAGCTATTTTGAAGTGGAAGTTCAAACCTAAATTAGTGGATGGACAGGCGGTTGAGCGTCAGGCCACTCAGGAAATCGAGTTTAAATTGTCACGATGA
- a CDS encoding ExbD/TolR family protein → MRNRHSRRQSGGIAEINMTPLIDMVFILLIFFIVTSSFVKETGVDVNRPSAKTAVKKERANILISIRPNGEIWMDKRQIDRRAVRANVERMHAENPEGSVIILADEEAKTGLLIEVMDQARLAGVANVSIAAERD, encoded by the coding sequence ATGAGAAACCGACATTCCCGACGCCAAAGTGGTGGTATCGCTGAAATCAATATGACACCACTGATTGATATGGTGTTTATCTTATTAATCTTTTTCATTGTCACCAGTTCGTTTGTAAAAGAAACCGGCGTGGATGTGAACCGTCCTTCGGCAAAAACAGCGGTGAAAAAAGAACGGGCCAATATTCTGATTTCTATTCGTCCCAATGGCGAAATCTGGATGGATAAACGCCAGATTGATCGTCGTGCTGTCAGAGCCAATGTAGAACGTATGCATGCTGAAAACCCGGAAGGTTCAGTCATTATTTTGGCCGACGAAGAAGCGAAAACCGGCCTGTTAATTGAAGTTATGGACCAAGCCCGACTGGCGGGCGTGGCCAATGTGTCTATTGCTGCTGAACGCGACTAA
- a CDS encoding MotA/TolQ/ExbB proton channel family protein, which produces MTSLSDGLFQIELLMESGGSVLWLILFASVLMWSLIIERYLFVVFEHPKQVKRLINEWQQRKDRNSWFAHQIRQGMITESRISLQRYLMTIRTLTMALPMLGLLGTVSGMIQTFDVMTVFGTGNARGMAGGISVALITTMGGLLTALSGLYFSTQLTQRAEREVDKVADALRRE; this is translated from the coding sequence ATGACCAGTCTGTCTGACGGACTCTTTCAGATTGAATTGCTGATGGAAAGCGGCGGCAGTGTGCTGTGGCTGATCCTGTTTGCTTCGGTGTTAATGTGGAGTTTGATTATTGAACGTTATTTGTTTGTGGTGTTTGAGCATCCTAAACAGGTCAAACGTTTGATTAATGAGTGGCAGCAACGTAAAGACAGAAATAGCTGGTTTGCCCATCAAATACGTCAAGGCATGATTACAGAGAGTCGTATTTCCTTACAACGTTATTTGATGACGATTCGTACACTTACTATGGCGCTTCCTATGTTGGGTTTGTTGGGCACGGTGAGCGGAATGATTCAGACATTTGATGTGATGACCGTATTTGGTACCGGTAATGCCCGCGGTATGGCGGGTGGTATTTCTGTTGCGTTGATTACCACGATGGGCGGTCTGTTAACCGCATTATCAGGTTTGTATTTCAGCACTCAGTTAACCCAACGTGCAGAACGTGAAGTCGATAAAGTGGCTGATGCCTTGCGTAGAGAGTAA
- a CDS encoding MotA/TolQ/ExbB proton channel family protein, whose protein sequence is MKQLISLLCLLTLSLPVFAADKPANLDELLQQVKRERVLEQQQNQVREAEFAKAHDQQASLLAQAKQELADQEKRTQQLNTIFNEQEQRLAEQQSLLDDKSGSLGELFGTVRQVANDSRAVLESSMTNVQHPERVDFLNQLSDSKQQPTIEELRQLWLTLQEEMTASGKVEKFTTPVITTTGDVEDKQVTRIGVFTAFTDGLFLRYLPETGNLVELARQPVDRFRKLVAEFEDAQPGELLPTVIDPTRGAIMALLVQTPTLKERIEQGGWIGYIILVLGAIGLIIALIQFLSLTKDGHGIAKQQKQKEVSQKNPLGRILSVYNDRLAHDVETLSLKLDEAILREMPKLERGLITLAILAAVAPMLGLLGTVSGMIETFQSITLFGTGDPKLMSGGISQALVTTELGLAVAIPLLLIHSGLSSKSNRLVQILDEESAAIVARNAEKQHDQSV, encoded by the coding sequence ATGAAACAACTGATTTCTCTTCTTTGTTTACTGACGCTGAGTTTGCCTGTATTCGCTGCGGATAAACCGGCGAATCTTGATGAGTTATTGCAGCAGGTCAAACGTGAACGTGTGCTTGAGCAACAACAAAATCAGGTACGTGAAGCTGAGTTTGCGAAAGCGCATGATCAACAAGCCAGTCTTTTGGCCCAAGCCAAGCAAGAATTAGCGGACCAGGAAAAGCGTACCCAGCAACTGAACACCATTTTTAATGAACAAGAGCAGCGTCTAGCCGAGCAACAAAGTCTGTTGGATGACAAATCAGGTTCATTAGGTGAGTTATTCGGTACCGTCAGACAAGTCGCCAATGATAGCCGTGCTGTGCTGGAAAGCTCGATGACCAATGTTCAGCATCCTGAACGTGTCGATTTCCTTAATCAATTAAGCGACAGCAAACAGCAACCCACCATCGAAGAACTTCGTCAGTTATGGTTGACCCTGCAAGAAGAAATGACCGCTTCAGGAAAAGTGGAAAAATTCACTACCCCCGTAATCACCACTACCGGGGATGTTGAGGACAAACAGGTTACCCGAATTGGTGTGTTTACCGCGTTTACTGATGGCTTGTTCCTGCGTTATTTGCCAGAAACAGGCAATTTAGTTGAGCTGGCAAGACAACCTGTGGATCGATTCAGAAAGCTGGTCGCTGAGTTTGAAGATGCCCAGCCAGGTGAGTTACTACCAACGGTGATTGATCCGACCCGGGGTGCGATTATGGCACTGTTAGTGCAAACACCGACCCTAAAAGAACGTATAGAGCAAGGTGGCTGGATTGGTTATATCATCCTGGTGCTGGGTGCGATTGGTTTGATTATCGCTCTTATTCAGTTCTTATCTTTGACCAAAGATGGTCATGGTATTGCCAAGCAGCAAAAACAAAAAGAAGTCAGTCAGAAAAATCCGCTGGGACGCATTTTGTCTGTGTACAACGATCGCTTAGCACATGATGTTGAAACCCTGTCATTAAAACTGGATGAAGCCATTCTCAGAGAAATGCCAAAACTGGAACGCGGTTTAATCACGCTGGCTATTCTGGCGGCGGTTGCGCCAATGCTAGGCTTATTAGGTACGGTTTCAGGCATGATCGAGACATTCCAGTCGATTACCTTGTTTGGTACCGGTGATCCGAAATTAATGTCTGGTGGCATATCCCAGGCACTGGTCACCACAGAACTGGGTCTGGCTGTCGCCATCCCTTTGTTATTGATTCATAGTGGTTTATCGAGCAAATCAAACCGTCTAGTGCAAATTCTTGATGAAGAAAGTGCTGCTATCGTTGCTCGTAACGCGGAAAAACAACATGACCAGTCTGTCTGA
- a CDS encoding DUF3450 domain-containing protein, with protein sequence MHLKQTIKRGWQLSIFLALPFLANAGALDEAIDTQVNTDIAAQKSQEKIDSLSDETTDMLAEYRDVLRQTQSLKSYNDQLQSLVDSQQEEMASIAEQLNNIETTQHDIVPLMLKMIDVLQQFVSLDVPFLKQERQTRLEALTTMMGRADVSLAEKYRRIMEAYQVETEYGRTIEAYQADLEDGETKKTVDFLRIGRVSLYYLTLDGKEAGMWDNDKKQWVTLSDDYIQPITDGLKVAKKQLPPDLMVLPVNTVGEKQ encoded by the coding sequence ATGCACCTCAAGCAAACCATCAAACGTGGTTGGCAGTTGAGTATTTTTCTTGCGTTGCCTTTTTTAGCCAATGCAGGCGCCTTGGATGAGGCGATTGATACTCAGGTCAATACCGATATTGCCGCTCAGAAGTCTCAAGAGAAAATTGATAGTTTATCCGATGAAACCACGGATATGCTGGCGGAGTACCGTGATGTTCTAAGACAAACGCAAAGTCTCAAATCCTATAATGACCAACTCCAGTCACTGGTCGATTCTCAACAAGAAGAAATGGCCTCCATCGCTGAGCAATTAAATAATATCGAAACAACACAGCACGACATTGTGCCGCTCATGCTGAAAATGATCGATGTCCTGCAACAGTTTGTGTCATTGGACGTGCCTTTTCTGAAACAGGAACGTCAAACGCGTTTAGAGGCGTTAACTACGATGATGGGGCGCGCTGATGTGTCATTAGCAGAAAAGTATCGTCGTATTATGGAAGCCTATCAGGTCGAAACTGAATATGGTCGAACCATCGAAGCCTATCAGGCTGATTTGGAAGACGGCGAAACGAAAAAAACAGTCGACTTCTTAAGAATTGGTCGTGTCAGCCTGTATTACCTCACACTGGATGGAAAAGAAGCGGGTATGTGGGATAACGATAAGAAGCAGTGGGTCACATTGTCTGATGATTATATTCAGCCCATAACCGATGGCTTGAAAGTAGCGAAAAAACAATTACCACCGGATCTGATGGTGTTACCAGTTAATACTGTAGGAGAGAAACAATGA
- a CDS encoding response regulator, which produces MKQALTILVVDDHPIVRAGCRQLIQQIPSATVLEAETGEEGYRLFQESQPDMVLLDITLPGVGGLEVLRRIRANREDAKVLMFSMHEDPVFASRAMQSGARGYITKNNAADHLVEAVNKVLDGKIYLSPDMAQQLAMLNIDAGTSALSDLSRRELEILRLLGEGKSMTEISEVLGISYKTVANNLTQIKSKLDISKTAELMRFAISHGISS; this is translated from the coding sequence ATGAAACAGGCATTAACAATTTTGGTAGTGGACGATCATCCGATAGTCAGAGCAGGTTGCCGTCAACTGATTCAACAAATTCCCTCGGCTACAGTTCTCGAAGCTGAAACTGGCGAAGAGGGTTATCGTCTCTTTCAGGAGTCGCAGCCAGATATGGTGTTGCTTGACATTACGCTGCCAGGTGTCGGTGGTCTGGAAGTATTAAGACGGATCAGAGCAAACCGTGAAGATGCCAAAGTGTTGATGTTTAGTATGCATGAAGATCCTGTGTTCGCATCACGTGCCATGCAGTCAGGCGCCAGAGGCTATATCACTAAAAACAACGCGGCGGATCACTTGGTCGAAGCGGTGAATAAAGTGCTTGATGGTAAAATTTACTTAAGTCCGGACATGGCTCAACAATTGGCCATGCTGAATATTGATGCAGGCACCAGTGCTCTGAGTGATTTATCGCGCCGTGAGTTAGAAATTTTACGACTATTGGGCGAAGGCAAGAGCATGACGGAGATTTCTGAAGTATTGGGAATCAGTTATAAAACGGTGGCCAACAATTTGACCCAGATAAAAAGTAAGCTAGATATCAGCAAAACAGCTGAACTGATGCGCTTTGCGATAAGCCACGGTATTTCATCGTAA